From the Halobacterium zhouii genome, the window TCGGCGACGTGCGAGAACGCATCGACGACTACCCCCACCAGTTCTCCGGCGGGATGAAACAGCGCGTCGTCATCGCGATGGCGCTGGCCTGCGACCCGGACCTGCTCATCGCGGACGAACCCACTACCGCGCTCGACGTCACCATCCAGGCCCAGGTGCTCCGCCTGCTGGACGAACTCCAGGACGAGCGCGGGATGGCGATGCTGTTCGTCACCCACGACCTCGGCGTGGTCGCGGAAATCGCCGACCGAGTCGTCGTGATGTACGCGGGGAAGGTGATGGAGACCGGCGACGTCTACCAGGTGTTCGAGAATCCCTCCCATCCGTACACGCGGGCGCTCCTGAAGTGCCTGCCCGGCCGGGGCGACGCCCTCGAAACCATCGGCGGGTCACTTCCGAACCCGACGGACCCGCCCTCTGGGTGTCGCTTCCACCCGCGATGCCCGCACGCAGTCCCCGAATGCGAGGCGGGAGACCAGCCAGAATTCGAGGACGTCGGTGGCGAACACGACGTCTCCTGTGTACTGCACGGAACCGACCACGACGTTCCTTCCGCCATGGAGGCAGACGATGACTGAGGACGCGACTCCCGCCGACCGAAACGAGGACGCGATACTCTCCGTTCGAGATCTGGAGAAGCATTACCCCGTCCGTTCGGGCCTGCTGCGGCGCGTGACCGGCCACGTGAAGGCCGTCGACGGCGTGAGCTTCGACGTCCGCGAGGGCGAGACGGTCGGCCTCGTCGGCGAGTCCGGCTGTGGGAAGTCGACGACGGCGACCAGCCTGCTCCGCCTCGAGGAGCCGACTGGCGGCGAGGTGTTCTTCGAGGGTGAGGACATCACGGAGTACGACAAGACCGAACAGAAGGAGTTCCGGCGGCGCGCCCAGATGGTGTTCCAGGACCCGAACTCCGCGTTCGACCCGCGCATGACCGTCGGCGAGTCCGTCTCGGAACCGCTCGCCATCCACGGGTTGCGGGACGACGAACGCCAGGAGGAGATCGTCTCGGACCTCCTCGAGCGGGTCGGCCTCTCCGCGGAGGACGCCGACCGCTACCCCCACGAGTTCTCCGGCGGGCAGAAACAGCGCATCGCGCTCGCTCGGTCGCTCGTCCTCAACCCCGACCTGCTCGTCGCCGACGAACCCGTGAGCGCGCTCGACGTGAGCGTGCAGGCCGAGATCCTTTCCCTGCTGGACGAACTTCAGGCGGAACTCGGCCTGTCGATGCTCCTCATCAGCCACGACCTCGGCGTCGTGCGACAGATCTGTGACCGCGTCGGCGTGATGTACCTCGGCGAAATCGTGGAGGTCGGAACCACCGAGGAACTGTTCGAGGACCCCCAGCACCCGTACACGGAGGCGCTGCTCGCGTCCATCCCCGAACCCAACCCCCGGCAGCGCGGCGACGCGGTCGAACTCACGGGCGACGTCCCCGACCCGTCGAACCCGCCGACGGGGTGTTCGTTCCACCCGCGCTGCCCGCGCGTCATCCCGCCCGAGGCCTACGACTTCGAGGACGGCGAGTACCGATCCGTGCTCGACCTCCGCCTCGCTGTGGAGGGCGCCGACGTGGACCTCGAACTGCACGACGACGAGGCCGACCTGCGCGAGGCGTTCGGCGTCCCGGCGACGCTGAGCGACCCGGACGCAGAGGCCGTGCTCTCGGACGCCATCGAGGACGTGGTAGCAGCCGGCGAGCAAGCCGAGAACGACCCCGCCGACGAACAGGCCTACGAACACGCGGTCGAACGCCTTCGAGAGGCATTCACGTCCGTCTGCGAGCGCGAGAAGCCGTCACTACAGGACACCGACGCCGGTCACCCGGCGGCCTGCCACCTCGGCGGCATCGACGCGGAGACGTCCGTTTCGGAACTCACCGGGGCCCAGGACTGACGACAGCGACGCCACGGTGGCAGTAGCGACGCCGCGGGCAACCAGCGCTCGCCGACTGCCCGCGGGCACGAAATGAATCCGTTTAAGGCCGGTCCTCGTCAACTGCGAGGCATGGACGACCGAACCCTCACAGCGGACGCCGAACCCGGTGACCGCGCGACGGTCGCTGGCTGGGTGCACGAGGTGCGTGACCTCGGCGGCATCGCGTTCCTGATTCTCCGAGACAAGAGCGGGAAGATTCAGGTCAAATTCGAGAAGGACGAGATGGACGACGACCTCGTGGAGACGGGACTGAACGTCCACCGCGAGTCCGTCGTCACTGTGACCGGCGACGTCGAGGAAGAGGAGCGCGCGCCGACCGGCGTCGAGGTCACGCCGGAATCCATCGAGGTGCTCGCGGAGGCCGACCCCCAGCTGCCACTGGACCCCACCGGGAAGGTCGACTCGGACCTCTCGACGCGACTCGACAACCGCACGCTGGACGTCCGGAGCGAGGAGACGAAGGCCGTTTTCGAGATCCGCGCCGAGGTCCTGCGCGCGGTACGCGAGTACTTCCGGAGCGTCGGCTCCACGGAGATCAACACGCCGAAGATCGTTGCCACCGGCACCGAGGGCGGCACGGAGCTGTTCCCAATCACGTACTTCGGCGAGGAGGCGTTCATGAACCAGAGCCCGCAGCTGTTCAAGCAGCTGATGGTCGGCTCCGGCCTGGAGCGCGTCTTCGAGATCGGCCCGATCTTCCGCGCGGAAGAGCACAACACGCCCCGCCACCTGAACGAGGCGACGATGATCGACTTCGAGTCCGCGTTCATCGACCACGAGGAGGCGATGGACGTCTGCGAGGGCACGCTGAAGGCCGCGTACGCGGCGGTCGAGGAGCACTGTCAGGACGAACTCGAGACGCTCGGCCTCGCCGACGAGTTCGAGGCGCCCACGGGAGAGTTCCCGCGGCTCACCTACGAGGAGGCCATCGAGCGCATCAACGCGACGGGCGAACTCGACGAGCAACTCGTCTGGGGCGACGACCTTCCGACGGAAGGCGAGAAGGCGCTGGGCGACGACGTCGGCGGCCACTACTTCGTCACGGATTGGCCGAGCGAGATCAAGCCGTTCTACATCCAGGACCACGAGGACGGCGAGCTCTCGAAGGGCTTCGACCTGATGCACCCGCGCATGGAACTCGTCTCCGGCGGGCAGCGCGAACACCGCTACCCCGAACTCGTCGCCGGCTTCGAACAGCAGGGTCTCGACCCCGACCAGTTCGAGTACTACACGAAGATGTTCAAGTACGGCATGCCGCCCCACGCCGGGTGGGCGTACGGCGTCGAGCGCCTCGTGATGACGATGCTCGACCTCGACAACATCCGGGAAGCAGTGCTGTTCCCGCGAGACAGGCAGCGGTTGAGCCCCTAGTTAGTTTCCGCCTGCCCCGTCTATCAGTTCGTACGCCTTCTCGCGCAGTTCGCCGGTCATGTGGAGGCCGTGGCTGTCGATTTCTCGAATCAAGTCTTTGGCGTCGTCGGCGTCCATGCCCTCGTGAACGGCGCGCACGACGACGCCCACGGTTCCAGTTACGGTCGCACCGAGACCGCGAGCGACCGTCCGAACGCGGCGGTCGTCGGAGACGACCGCAGTAGATTGGTCGGCGGTTTGCCGGTGGAGTACGCCAGCGATGACCTGTACGTCACCGTTGACCCGGTCGTCACCGAGCACGTCCTGGGCGTGGAGTAACTTGGTTCGGGGAACATCGTCAGTGGCCAGGCAGTTGCTGTCCCCGAGGAACGCCGAAGCGTTCGTGTTTGCGGGTTCGGTCGTCACCTCGTCGATAACGGCGGCAGGAACCACGATGTCACCATCGAAATTGGCGAGCAGTTGTATTTCGCCGACCGTCCCGAGTGCGATAAGCGTGGTTGCGTCCACCAGAACCACGTCACTCATACGTCGAGTGCAGCGTCGGCGTCCGACTCGACATCCTCGGGTGAGAGCTGCGTGGTGAGGTTGTGCTCACGGGCGATTTCGAGCCACTCGCCGAGGCTCACGTCCGCGATCCGGGCGGCCTCGTTCACCGACACGTCGCCGGACTGGTAGCGCTCGACGGCGACCCGAATGCGGATGTCCGTGAGCCCCTCCGCGAGCGCTTTGCGGATGGTCGCGCTCTTGTCCTCGCCGAGGAGGGCTGCAACCTCCGCGAGCGCTTCCTCCTCGTCGTCCGAGATGCGGGCGCTGATCGACACCATGTATACAGTGTATTAGTCCGTAAACGCACTTGAAGTTTCGCGTGGGAGTTGTCCCTCTGCGACCACTCTCACCGGGTCGGTCGCGTCCGGACCTGGTAACCTCCCTGTCAGCCGACTTTTGCGCGTTCCAGTCCACCAGTTTGGTATGGACCAGATCCGCGACGACGTGATCGACACGGTGCAGAACCACTGGGAGCGACTGCTCGTCGACGACTTCGTCGAGATCGTCGAGCGACACCACGCCGACGACGAGCACGGTGTCGAGTACGACCTCGTCGAGGAGTACTTCGACGACCTGGCGGCGCGAGCGGATTTCGACGTCGGGCCGATGCGCGAGCAGTTCGAGGAGCGCCTCACCGACGACCAGTCGTTCGCCGACGAGCACGCGGTCTACGAGGTAGGCGAGGACCGCGTGAGCGCCTACCCCCTGGAGTTCCACGAGGCCCTCGACGAGGGCGGGTCGCTCGCGGATCTGGTCGCCGCGATGACGGCGTCGATGGACGACACGGCCGGGAGCGCGGCCGCGGCTGGCGTACCGGAGGACGGCGTTGTCAACGCGGGGAGTGCCATCCTCGGAACCGACCGCACGGAGATCCGCACCCGACTCGAGGACCTCGCTTCGGAGGGGGAACTCGAGATCGAGGCCTCCCAGCACCCGCGCAGCGGCGTGTCGCTCGCGGAGGACGCCGACGTCGAGGAGGAGGGCCTGGACAGACCGGAGTCAGACGACCGGTCGTCCGAATAGCACAGCCTTACGTGCCTCTGCCGTCGAACTGGGGGTGATGAGCGACGGCGACGCGGCGACGGCGTTCGCACCCGGGCACGTGACGGGGTTCTTCAGCGTTTCTCGGGGCGATGCTCCGGCGCGAACCGGGTCGCGTGGCGCGGGTGTGACGCTCGCCGACGGCGTGACGACGCGGGTGATGCCGAGCGACGAGACGACGGTCCGATTGAACGGGCGGGAACTCGACGTGGAGAGTGCACGCCGCGTGCTGGACGCACTCGACGTGACGGCGACCGTGGACGCGGAGACGGACCTCCCGCTGGGCGCGGGGTTCGGCGTCTCCGGCGCCATGGCGCTCGGCACCGCGCTCGCCGCGAACGCCGCGTTCGAGCACGCGCGCCACGGGCATTCGGAGAACGACCTGATTCGGGCTGCGCACGTCGCGGAGGTCGAGGCCGGTTCCGGCCTCGGGGACGTGGTCGCGCAGGCCAGGGGCGGCATCCCCATTCGCGTCGAACCCGGCGCGCCGCCGCACGGCGAACTCGACGGCGTGCCAGCGACGAGTCGCATCGAGTACCTCTCGTTCGGCGGTCTGTCGACGAGCGACGTCATCGGCGGGGACACCGACGCCCTGTCGGCGGCGGGCGAACGCGCGCTGGCCGAACTCCGCGACCGCCCGACGCTCCCAGCGTTCTTTCGACTGTCCCGCGAGTTCTCGCGCGAGGCTGGTCTGCTCGACGGCGAGGTCGCCGAGGCCGTCGAGGCGGTCACCGAATCGGGCGGCGAGGCGGCGATGGCGATGCTCGGGCGGACGGTGTTCGCGCTCGGAACGGGACTCTCGGACGCCGGCTACGACCCGGAGGTGTCCTCGGTACACCCGGCGGGCGCGACGCTCCGGTAGCGCAGGCGCAGGACACCGCCGAAAACGGGCGATTTTTGCGCAGCGGGTGAACACGTACTGGCATGACCGAGATTCCCGAGGACCACCCGCGTCGGGACTCGCTGGTGACCCGTCACCGCATCGAGGACGGCGTGGACGCGGGCATCACGAGCAGGCAGGGGCTCATCGCGCAGGGCCGCGGGGAGGCCTACGACTACCTGCTCGGCGAGGAGACGATTCCGTCGGCGGACGACGCGACGCGCGCGGCGGCCGCCCACCTGCTGCTCGCCGACCACCCCGTGCTCTCCGTGAACGGGAACGTCGCGGCGCTCGTCCCGGGGGAGCTCGTCGAACTCGCGGACGCCACCGGCGCGGACCTGGAGGTGAACCTGTTCAACCGTACCGAGGAGCGCGTGGACGCCATCGTCGAGCACCTGCGCGAGCACGGCGCGACGGACGTGAAGGGCCAGGCCGCGGACGCCCGGATTCCGGGCCTGGAACACGAACGCGCGAAGGTGGACGCGGACGGCATCTACGAGGCGGACGTGGTGCTCGTCCCCCTGGAGGACGGCGACCGCGCGGAGGCGCTCGCGGAGATGGGGAAGACGGAACTGGTCGTCGACCTGAACCCGCTGTCGCGGTCCGCGCAGACTGCCGCGGTGCCGATTGTCGACAACATCGTTCGTGCGGTGCCGAACGTCACCCGGCACGCCCGCGAACTCGCGGACGCGTCCCGGGAGGAACTGGACGCCGTGGTGGACGCATTCGACCGCGAGACGGCCCTGGAGGACGCGGAGCAACGCATCCGCGATGGCGTCGACCGCGAGGCGTAGATTCCAGCGCCTACACCAGGTCGCGCGCCACTTCGGCGGCCTCGGGCGCGCTGTCCGCGAGCACGTAGACGATTGGTTCGACGCCGAAGCCACCGGTCTGGTAGAGCACGGTGGCGTCGGGGTTCGCCTCGATTGCGTCGCGCACGGCGTCCCCGGAGGGTTCGCCCTCGGGGTCGAACGCCGCGGTGACGTGCCCCGCGGCCTCGAGAACCGCGATGACGTCCTCGTCGTAGCGGACGTTCAGGCACGCACACGCGTCGCTGCCGCCCTCGCGCGCCGCGAGAAGGACGGTGGCGACGTGCTCGCTCACACCGAACTCGGGGTCGGCCGGAATCTCCGTCTGGCCGAGCACGTCCAGAATCCGGCCGGGAACGCCAGCGACGTCCTCGACGCCCTCGGCGTCGGGCGTGCACTCAACGAGGTTCGAGCCGACCGCGGGAATCAGCGTCGCGAACCCGCTGGCGTGCTCCAGCAGGCGGAGGCCGCGGCGCACCGACGAGAGCACGCGCTCGCGCACGCGGACCTCGCTCTCCGGGTCGTGCACGCGGAAGTCGCCGTCGTAGTCTGCGAGCGCCGGCATCGCGTCCTCGTGGAGGTCCGCGAGCACGTCGCCGCGCGCAGAGAGCCGACGGACCAGCACTTCGGCCTCGACGAGCGCCTGCACCTGGGAGACGTCGCCGCTGGCGAGGCCCTCGCCGATGCGCTCGACGGTTTCTTGGACGCGTTCGTCCTCGGCGACGCTGTCCCGGACCGTAACGTCGCCGTGGGCGTACTTCGACACCGCAGACTGGCTGACGCCGAGCAGGTCCGCGACCTCGTGCTGGGTGAGGCCGCGCTCCCGGAGGTCCGCCGCGAGCAGCGACCGAAAGGTCGGGAGGAACTCCTCGACGACGACCTCCTCGAGGAACTTCATCGCTCTCTCCCTCGTCTGGAACCACTCATTGGTCGCCCCCGAACTCCCGGTCACCGCGGATGCGGGAGGCCTGCGGGCCGTCCTGGTCCTGGTACTTCGAGCCACGCTCGCTCCCGTAGGGGCGGTCGGCGGGCGTGTGGAGTTCCGTAAACACGAGCTGGCTGATGCGCATGTCCGGCGTGAGCGCGACCGGTGCAGTGCCCAGGTTCGACAGCTCCAGGGTTATTTTCCCATTGAATCCGGGGTCAATAAAGCCTGCTGTGGCGTGCACAACGACGGCGAGGCGGCCGAGCGACGAACGACCCTCCACCTGCGCGACGAGGTCCGGCGGCACCTCCACGCGCTCCTTGGTCGTGCCGAGCACGAAGTCGCCCGGGTGGAGGATGAACTCCTCGCCTTCGTCGACGACCGTCTCGTTCACGTAGTCCTCGACCTCCTCCTCGCGGTTCGGGTGGATGCAGGGGATGTTCGCGCGCTCGAACTCCAGGAACCGCCGCCCGAGTCGCACGTCCACGCTCGCCGGCTGGACCTGCAGGTCGACGTCGTCGAGTGGTTCGACGACGAGGTCCCCGTCGGCGAGTCGGTCGAGGATGTCGCGGTCGGAGAGTATCATACCGGTGCGTGGGGCCGGGGGACCTAAAGCGTTCAGAACCCGACGACCCGCCGCCCGCGGTCTCCCCGGCGCCGCGCTACACGATGCTCAGCAGCCACCCGCCGAAGGCGACGACGCCGCCGACGAACCACGCGCTACCGGAGGCGTCCTCGAACTCCACTTCGAGGGCCTTCCCGTAGAAGTAGGTCTGCCAGACGGCCACGGCAAACCCGAGGAGCGCGCTGACGGCGCCGGTGGTGCCGAGGTTCGCCTGGAACGACTCGACGAACGCCTCGGGGGTGGAGAGCGAGGCGCCGTCGAGCGCGAGCGCGAGGAAGACGAACGCGACGAGCGTGGTAAGCGCCGTCGGCGCGGTCGCCCAGCCGGTGACGACCATCGTCTCGCCGAACGACCCGCTGTGGTTGACGAGAGCGCGAGCGAGCAGGTGGAGAACGCCGGCGACGAGCACCCAGCCGACGAGCATCGCGACGACCATGGCGACGAGCTGGCCGGCGAGCACGCCCCAGACGGCGCCGGCGGCCTCCGAGTGGCCGGCGGCGGCGAGGCGGTTGCTGAGCAGGACGCCGAAGCCGAGGAGCACCGCGACGAGCGCGAA encodes:
- the dcd gene encoding dCTP deaminase, with amino-acid sequence MILSDRDILDRLADGDLVVEPLDDVDLQVQPASVDVRLGRRFLEFERANIPCIHPNREEEVEDYVNETVVDEGEEFILHPGDFVLGTTKERVEVPPDLVAQVEGRSSLGRLAVVVHATAGFIDPGFNGKITLELSNLGTAPVALTPDMRISQLVFTELHTPADRPYGSERGSKYQDQDGPQASRIRGDREFGGDQ
- a CDS encoding thiamine-phosphate synthase family protein, with the translated sequence MKFLEEVVVEEFLPTFRSLLAADLRERGLTQHEVADLLGVSQSAVSKYAHGDVTVRDSVAEDERVQETVERIGEGLASGDVSQVQALVEAEVLVRRLSARGDVLADLHEDAMPALADYDGDFRVHDPESEVRVRERVLSSVRRGLRLLEHASGFATLIPAVGSNLVECTPDAEGVEDVAGVPGRILDVLGQTEIPADPEFGVSEHVATVLLAAREGGSDACACLNVRYDEDVIAVLEAAGHVTAAFDPEGEPSGDAVRDAIEANPDATVLYQTGGFGVEPIVYVLADSAPEAAEVARDLV
- a CDS encoding ABC transporter ATP-binding protein yields the protein MTEDATPADRNEDAILSVRDLEKHYPVRSGLLRRVTGHVKAVDGVSFDVREGETVGLVGESGCGKSTTATSLLRLEEPTGGEVFFEGEDITEYDKTEQKEFRRRAQMVFQDPNSAFDPRMTVGESVSEPLAIHGLRDDERQEEIVSDLLERVGLSAEDADRYPHEFSGGQKQRIALARSLVLNPDLLVADEPVSALDVSVQAEILSLLDELQAELGLSMLLISHDLGVVRQICDRVGVMYLGEIVEVGTTEELFEDPQHPYTEALLASIPEPNPRQRGDAVELTGDVPDPSNPPTGCSFHPRCPRVIPPEAYDFEDGEYRSVLDLRLAVEGADVDLELHDDEADLREAFGVPATLSDPDAEAVLSDAIEDVVAAGEQAENDPADEQAYEHAVERLREAFTSVCEREKPSLQDTDAGHPAACHLGGIDAETSVSELTGAQD
- a CDS encoding ABC transporter ATP-binding protein; the encoded protein is MADPILSVRDLHTQFHTDEGTVHAVDGVSFDVEPGETVCLVGESGSGKTVACESITKLIPTPPGEIAGGDVHFDGENLAELSSKELEEYRGGRIGHVFQNPQGALDPVYTVGEQLVEAIRLHRDVPKSAARERAVGLLDRVGIGDVRERIDDYPHQFSGGMKQRVVIAMALACDPDLLIADEPTTALDVTIQAQVLRLLDELQDERGMAMLFVTHDLGVVAEIADRVVVMYAGKVMETGDVYQVFENPSHPYTRALLKCLPGRGDALETIGGSLPNPTDPPSGCRFHPRCPHAVPECEAGDQPEFEDVGGEHDVSCVLHGTDHDVPSAMEADDD
- a CDS encoding pantoate kinase, coding for MSDGDAATAFAPGHVTGFFSVSRGDAPARTGSRGAGVTLADGVTTRVMPSDETTVRLNGRELDVESARRVLDALDVTATVDAETDLPLGAGFGVSGAMALGTALAANAAFEHARHGHSENDLIRAAHVAEVEAGSGLGDVVAQARGGIPIRVEPGAPPHGELDGVPATSRIEYLSFGGLSTSDVIGGDTDALSAAGERALAELRDRPTLPAFFRLSREFSREAGLLDGEVAEAVEAVTESGGEAAMAMLGRTVFALGTGLSDAGYDPEVSSVHPAGATLR
- a CDS encoding 4-phosphopantoate--beta-alanine ligase translates to MTEIPEDHPRRDSLVTRHRIEDGVDAGITSRQGLIAQGRGEAYDYLLGEETIPSADDATRAAAAHLLLADHPVLSVNGNVAALVPGELVELADATGADLEVNLFNRTEERVDAIVEHLREHGATDVKGQAADARIPGLEHERAKVDADGIYEADVVLVPLEDGDRAEALAEMGKTELVVDLNPLSRSAQTAAVPIVDNIVRAVPNVTRHARELADASREELDAVVDAFDRETALEDAEQRIRDGVDREA
- a CDS encoding UPF0175 family protein; translation: MVSISARISDDEEEALAEVAALLGEDKSATIRKALAEGLTDIRIRVAVERYQSGDVSVNEAARIADVSLGEWLEIAREHNLTTQLSPEDVESDADAALDV
- a CDS encoding YIP1 family protein, whose protein sequence is MAPRTPLRHPRTYFEQRGFRLAPAAAAVGVTAFALVAVLLGFGVLLSNRLAAAGHSEAAGAVWGVLAGQLVAMVVAMLVGWVLVAGVLHLLARALVNHSGSFGETMVVTGWATAPTALTTLVAFVFLALALDGASLSTPEAFVESFQANLGTTGAVSALLGFAVAVWQTYFYGKALEVEFEDASGSAWFVGGVVAFGGWLLSIV
- the aspS gene encoding aspartate--tRNA(Asn) ligase, with translation MDDRTLTADAEPGDRATVAGWVHEVRDLGGIAFLILRDKSGKIQVKFEKDEMDDDLVETGLNVHRESVVTVTGDVEEEERAPTGVEVTPESIEVLAEADPQLPLDPTGKVDSDLSTRLDNRTLDVRSEETKAVFEIRAEVLRAVREYFRSVGSTEINTPKIVATGTEGGTELFPITYFGEEAFMNQSPQLFKQLMVGSGLERVFEIGPIFRAEEHNTPRHLNEATMIDFESAFIDHEEAMDVCEGTLKAAYAAVEEHCQDELETLGLADEFEAPTGEFPRLTYEEAIERINATGELDEQLVWGDDLPTEGEKALGDDVGGHYFVTDWPSEIKPFYIQDHEDGELSKGFDLMHPRMELVSGGQREHRYPELVAGFEQQGLDPDQFEYYTKMFKYGMPPHAGWAYGVERLVMTMLDLDNIREAVLFPRDRQRLSP